In one Halorubrum sp. CBA1229 genomic region, the following are encoded:
- a CDS encoding flagella cluster protein, whose product MPRFDVHDHRHALKQLKDTGSTGLWENRKDISCPVCDAPFDRLFTTRESGTTFPESDGARFCLLRDEDAIHLFRH is encoded by the coding sequence ATGCCGCGATTCGACGTCCACGACCACCGTCACGCGTTGAAACAGCTCAAAGACACGGGCTCAACGGGTCTCTGGGAGAACCGGAAAGACATCTCGTGTCCGGTCTGTGACGCACCGTTCGACCGGCTGTTCACCACGCGGGAGTCGGGAACGACGTTCCCCGAGAGCGACGGCGCTCGTTTCTGTCTCCTCCGCGACGAGGACGCGATCCATCTCTTCCGGCACTGA